Sequence from the Trichomycterus rosablanca isolate fTriRos1 chromosome 10, fTriRos1.hap1, whole genome shotgun sequence genome:
TTCAAGGCTAATCAGCCACATAGAAGCTTTATATTACCATTTGGAACTCCTAGAGTGGCATTAAATACACCACTATTAGCCTCTCAAGTTGTGGAAGTCTAATGGACAAATCTGGGTTTGGTTCATTTTGATAGTTTGGgctaaatgtacagtgtatcacagaagtgagtacacccctcacatttctgcaaatattttattatatcttttcatgggacaacactagacctgaaacttggatataacttagagtagtcagtgtacaacttgtatagcagtgtagatttactgtcttctgaaaataactcaacacacagccattaatgtctaaatagctggcaacataagtgagtacaccccacagtgaacatgtccaaattgtgcccaaagtgtcaacattttgtgtgaccaccattattatccagcactgccttaaccctcctgggcatggaattcaccagagctgcacaggttgctactggaatcctcttccactcctccatgatgacatcacggagctggtggatgttagacaccttgaactcctccaccttccacttgaggatgcgccacaggtgctcaattgggtttagtccatcacctttaccttcagcttcctcagcaaggcagttgtcatcttggaggttgtgtttggggtcgttatcctgttggaaaactgccatgaagcccagttttcgaagggaggggatcatgctctgtttcagaatgtcacagtacatgttggaattcatgtttccctcaatgaactgcagctccccagtgccagcaacactcatgcagcccaagaccatgatgctaccaccaccatgcttgactgtaggcaagatacagttgtcttggtacttctcaccagggcgccgccacacatgctggacaccatctgagccaaacaagtttatcttggtctcgtcagaccacagggcattccagtaatccatgttcttggactgcttgtcttcagcaaactgtttgcgggctttcttgtgcgtcagcttccttctgggatgacgaccatgcagaccgagttgatgcagtgtgcggcgtatggtctgagcactgacaggctgacctcccacgtcttcaacctctgcagcaatgctggcagcactcatgtgtctattttttaaagccaacctctggatatgacgccgaacacgtggactcaacttctttggtcgaccctggcgaagcctgttccgagtggaacctgtcctggaaaaccgctgtatgaccttggccaccatgctgtagctcagtttcagggtgttagcaatcttcttatagcccaggccatctttgtggagagcaacaattctatttctcacatcctcagagagttctttgccatgaggtgccatgttgaatatccagtggccagtatgagagaattgtacccaaaacaccaaatttaacagccctgctccccatttacacctgggaccttgacacatgacaccagggagggacaacgacacatttgggcacaatttggacatgttcactgtggggtgtactcacttatgttgccagctatttagacattaatggctgtgtgttgagttattttcagaagacagtaaatctacactgctatacaagctgtacactgactactctaagttatatccaagtttcatgtctatagtgttgtcccatgaaaagatataatgaaatatttgcagaaatgtgaggggtgtactcacttttgtgatacactgtatatgtaaatggTTTGGTGAATTTGGGTTTGAAGAATTTGGCCTCCATAGAATCTTGTAATGACTAAAACCTAACATTTCTGTGGTTAACTGGTTCAACATCTGTAGTTCATTTTACTAATGCACCAATGGTCCGAAATCTATTTGGATATATAATGTGGATTATATAATGTTTaggtgtgcacatacttttggccaggtggtgtacaaacaaaaatgttgaaGATCTCACTAGCATCATCTTAATGTGTTTTTCTAGGTGAGGTTGGAGACTGGATTAATCATTTCACCCCGGCTCAATCCGAAATGTTCGATGAGAACTACACAAGACAAATGGCGGATGTGGACATTCCCTTCCGTACCAGCATATAAATCAGCTACAGATGATGAGCGGGAGCGTGTTAGCACCAGTAACATCTACACTGCAGCATATACAAAGTTGATTTGCTGTttaacaaaacaacataaacaaaTATGGATGGGCAGTTTAATTTTTCCTTCCTCTCTCTAATTACCTAATTAATATAATCGTCAAATAATTACAGTCTTAAGGTTTTAAATAATATGTTTagcctaaaataaataagaaagtgCAGTACATCTTAAACAGAACGTTTTAGAAATATGAAATCCTGTTCTTGATTATTTTGATGATATAAAATCTGGACACCCCTGTTTGATGGCTTTGTGTGATTTCACCGCCAGGTGGCGCTAATGGAGTTCTATAATGATGGGTTTAAGCAACAATACACAGTTTGTGTTCctgttttacacttaataattaCCATATACTaacataatatttacaatatgtctataaatatgcaaataaatacagcaAAATCAGACAATCATGTCACTGTAAGCACTTCCACATGTTCTCTCATGTTTACCTCAGTTCAAACCTGGGAAACAGTTCTGAAATCAGATCTAATATATAATTTTCTCTAAATATATGcttaagacatgtttgtttAAATCACAATTGAGATTCCTTCAACTGTTTCGAAGCGAGGGCTGCTGCCCAATCTGAAGGTATCATCCCTACTGAGGGCATTTGGAAGCTTCCACAGAAGACACCTTGTAGGATTGTTACAGCTGGTAAAGTGTCAGTAACATTAAAAgttaagttatttttattttttatttatttatttttgaaaaataacTATTAAGTCCTCACTTCAGAGTATGTACACTACAGAGGGGTTAGGGCGTAGGGAAGATCATCTCCGAATGGACCGCGGCCAGATGTCAGTTCTGCCTATCAACATCACCCAACTGGTTACAGGGCCGCCTGACTTCATTTAACTTCTCACATTAACTTCTTAAACTTCCGATTGtattaacattaatataaaacaaattcCTAAAACATTTAACCATAATATAATTGctgaaatataatattaatttacaAACAAGCTTGTAATTTATATTTGAAAGTTGTGGTGTGGAGATTTACCGTCCCTAGTGGACGAAATGCCCTTgcactgtttattgttttatatttttaatttataattattttaatagaagGTTATGACAGAACTtttgaaacattttaaaatcaccAGTGAAGCACAGCCACATAATAAAGTAATTATTTCTTAAAGCTTCAGCTGAATAAATGAACGTCTTATCAAACACAACAACATAATCTCAATGTTATCACGAACACTAACTCTGCACAGTTGTATTAATGTTATTAGAAAGTTAAATTGTAGAGGCTGTAACAACATTTTCAGTCTCATTTCTTAATATTTCCTATTTATTTTGTCATCTGCAATATTTTCACATTTGTGAGTCAAGATAAAAACAGATCAAAAGCCCAAAGAACCCAAATAAAAAGAATCTCTGTACAGAAGGCAAAAGGAAAAAAGTCTCTGCTGATTAATGATCAGCTGGatttaatacaaccccaattctgaaaaagttgggacatgcagtaaaatgcaaatcaaaccAGAAAGCGTTGATATGTAAACTTTCACAGGAATTTAACtgataacagcatgaaagaagaaatataattttttatcttGCTTAGTTTTCACTAAGTGAGCAGCACTTTGTTAATTATGTGTACTCAGCTAGAGGTCAAAGCAGGTGGACAATTAAACTGAGCTTTGTTAAGGAGCCCAACACTAATAAACTGTTgttggtgaggcttaaaccagcaacgtTCAGCCAGATCTGtatcagaaaataaaaaaaattaaactcaACCAGGATTTTTCTGGCAGGACTTTGTTTCAGTAGTGTGTGAAAGTTGTCTTGCACTGGCGTGTCTGTATATGCTGATGAACTACTAATGGAAAACCActtaaaaataatgaacaattaaagtcaaagtaaactttattgtcattcagactATACTATAGAGTGTTGTATGACACAGCTGAACGAGATTGCGTTTCTCAAACTCCAATGTGCAAATATAACAAGAGCATATAGATGTAAGACAACAGAAAGACATACTAGACATCGTTTAGTTAAGTAATAGCTGCATTATGAAGATATTAACTCCAATAAATATGTTTAGACAGTCTGTGTGTTTAGGAGTTGTGATAGGCTGGCATGTAGTGTATTGTTAATAAATTTAGGTAGTTTGATGGCCTGATAGGCtggtatgttgtgtgtgttgttacaGGGAGTTGAGTAGTCTGGTGTCTTGTGGAAAGAAGCTCTTGCTGAGTCTGGTAGTCTTGCATCGCATGCTGTGGTAGCGTTTGCCAGAGGTCAGAAGGATGAACGGTCCATAGGTCAGGTGGGTGTGGTCTCTAACTAATTATATTGTGCTAAAATGGGGCGTTGGTGAAGTACTGAAGGACTGTGAGGTTTAAGACAGAAGAAACACCTGAAACTGAATCCTAAAGAATACCACCCTCAAATAAGGAACCAACGAGAAGAATCAGAAGCCAGATTTATTTTACAATTCCTAAGAGATACAAGATGGATGAGAAGGAGGAACCCATGAGTTTTTCAGAATCTTTAAGCAAGGCTGCCAGTGCAATGTGTCGTTTTCCTTTAATAGAGGTGCAGGGCGTCCCCCTCATGAACTGGATCGCCAACAGCTGGAGCCTGATTTCAGCCTTCCAACCAGATCCTTCTGATTTACTCATCGCTACCTACCCCAAAGCAGGTAAATACACCAACacatccaaaataaataaataaataaaaccatttcAACTAGTGAAAAGATGTTGGGCACATTTCTTATACTTGTCAATATAATAATagcttataattataatataattaataattcaaTCTATTTCTAAACATTTACCCTCATTAAAATAGttacaacagtggctgcatggcagatatGGGATTTAAACACTCAACCTTATGCTCtgaaagcccaaagctctacttactagactaccactgtccctgttgATGTAGTTTACAGTAACCTGCAGAAGGGTTTAAAAGTTAAAACTGTGTtacaggtttagggttaggattagagaTCAAATGTTAGAGTTAGCTATGTTAGGGTTAGTGGTCAGGAACTATAGTATGGACTAGTGGTTTGTGGTTAAGTTTAGAGATTAAGATTAAGAGTTTGAGGTGTGTTCGAGGTTAGTATGAAGTATGGCTAGGGCTTAGGTGTTTGGGGTTTTGGATTTGTTTAGGAGTTTGGGTTTAGGATGATGTTAAGGTTACAGCTGGGGGTTGGGTTAGGAGATTATTTTTTTGGGTGTTAGGGTTAAGGGAAGGCTTTAAGAGTTCAAGGTAATGGTTAGTTATAGATGAATGTTTTAGTGTTGATGTTTATTATGCCTAAAAATATCGTCTGGATGTTTAAACATCACCAACAAATCCAGAGGTTTCATCTTTACAAATCAATCAAATCAACCAAACACAAATGTGGATGTATTTGTACTGACTTTCTGATCTTCTGGCACAGTAGGTTACTTACTATAATTGGTGTAaatcagtttatttattgtttctacTGCCAGCACCTTATCTGACGCGTTAAGAAATAAGGGTAACATAAATCACATTCAGAACTGTTTTCTGGAGAAGCTTTTAATGGTTTGTAGATACAAGTAGAGGAACAATGAACAAATCATTAAGAAGCCAGAAGACCTGAACAGAAAACTGGATAATCTGGAGGACACGATTTACACCAGGAGTGAAATCAGCAtagagttttttttattcacatgATTTATCAACAAGttcttatatttttgttttttttaaaacaggaaCTACCTGGACTCAGGAGATTGTGGATCTGCTGCTGCATGATGGAGATGCCGAGGTTTGTAAGCGAGCACCTACTGCTGTACGCATCCCGTGCCTGGAGATCCATTTTCCTCCCCCAGTTCCTTCAGGTAAAGAAACAAGATCAAATATTACTTCTTTTATTAAACAGCTGAGTATTACATGCTATAAAAACCTAAATCTAGACCTGTTCACACCTTGGTTTGTCTGctcacaaaaagaaaagaagtccatttttttgttcttcacTACAAAGCTTCATATTGTTATGAAACCATTTGGAATTCGGCAGGCTGTACATGATTTATCTAATTAAAATCTTCTACTGGACTTTGTGGAGGCCAGTCCATGTCTTTTATCAACAGTGTGGATCAttaatgtgttaaaaaaaaaaaaaaaatcccaatcAGGCGCTTTCCAGAAAGAGCGACATGATGAATTAAAACCTGTCTGTATTATTCACCATTCATAATCACATTAATTCAGACAATATCACCAACACCACTGGCACAAATGCAGCCCCAAACTAGGACAGACCCTCCACCCCGTTTCACTGAGGGCCACAAGCACCTATTCTTCCATCTCTCTCCATGTCGACAATAATACTCTATTCCACTGATCCTCATTCCACTCTCTTTGAGCTTTAGCATATATTAGCCATTTCTCCTTGTTCCCCTTTGGTATATGTGGTTCCTTGGCTGCTACCCTTCCAGAAAGACCATTCCTGACCAAGCTTCTTCAGATCGTAgaagtgtaaacttggcatccTGATGAGGTTTCCAGATAGCTGCGATAGCTCAAGTGtagttatgcttcctctttactgatgccctgattgaggagagtgagactgacacacacaccctacgacacgtgtgcagtaccgactgcaacTTTTTACTTACATGAGGtgagtttatatgtggatcagcgtTGACACACTCTGATCAGCACATTATTTCAATGAATTTGAAAAGtcagctctggtgcactagtgtgttttaccactgcaccacctgagcgcatatataatttattaaactgcctgttagcaatggctttGCCTTTAAATTAGAAAATTAATTAGTAGCCGTAGCTTTATAATGAATTACTATTTGGTAACATAGTGTCTGTAAAAAAGTATGTTACACTCAGGTCAGGCTGAAATCTTTTTCCCACCCACCTTTAGGTCTGGACGCACTCAAAACAATGAAACCTCCAAGAGTCATCAAAACACACCTGCCCATACAGCTAGTGCCTAAAGGATTCTGGGAAAATAATTGCAAGGCCAGTATGAACACTAATGCCAGTTTGGAATCTAGAAGGATCGGTCACTGTGCACCCAGAGTTTACATGATATGATTAAGATTTACCCCGTCTCAGATCTGCATATAATGGTTATGGagaataaatcattttaataattgcTAGGAAATAAGCATAGagaagtgttaaataaagaagtgttaaataaagaagtGTTCAATAAAGAAGTGTTCAATAAAGAAGTGTTAAATATagaagtgttaaataaagaagtGTTCAATAAAGAAGTGTTCAATAAAGAAGTGTTAAATAAGTATGACATGGAACTCAGGTTTAGACACAAGAGATTCTTTACATTTAGCCAGTATACATAGACTTATCTAATCAAACTAACTTTGTTCTTTTCCAAAGTTCCTTTGTTTTCATCAACACTTCAGACACCAAATATTTCAGACTTTAATCTGGTGAAGGTTTAAATCTAATCGAGAACAGTCCAGTAAGCtttaactttgtttaatattaaacagaaATCGAGACCCAGAGAATTATCTCAGGATGTTCAGTCACCTGTAATCATAAGACACGATGTTCTTCTTAATTTTCACCATCATCACGTTTTTTTTAGGTGATTTATGTGGCTCGGAACGCGAAGGACAACCTGGTCAGCTATTACCACTTTGATCGAATGAATCAGACTCAGCCTGAACCAGGTCCCTGGGACCAATACATCCACAAGTTCATGAGGGGAAAATGTAAGATTTAGAAAATGCTGTAAAATTCAGAAACATCAGGGATTACTACATTAGTTCTTTAGGGGTTACGTTTCTTCTTCCCTACCCACAGTGTCATGGGGCTCCTGGTACGACCATGTGAAAGGATACTGGAGggaaaaagaaaacaggaaCATCCTCTACCTGTTCTTTGAGGACATAAAAGAAGTACAACATGTTTTAGACATCAGTTcaatacatttcattttttcaaGTTAAACTGTcataattattaacattttcagcatttagcagacatttttattcaaagcaacttacactatacagtcaattaagggttaagggccgtgctcaagggcccaacagtaacaaccaCCCTGTATTATATAATGATAATTATGATCGAGAAAGGCTGTGGTTGTCTCACAGATCTGGGACCAATTCCAATCTGTATTCATCTTAAACTCTAATTCATGTTTCTCACTCCTGAATCCAGAACCCTCGTCAAGAGATATTAAGGATCATGCACTACCTGGACTTGTCACTACCTGATGACATAATTAACAAGATTGTGCAGCTGACATCTTTTGAAGTGATGAAGGACAATCCGATGACCAACTACACCTTCATTCCAAAGACAATGTTAGACAGTTCCATCTCTCCCTTCATGAGAAAAGGTCTGTATGaactaacactaacactaatTATTAATAACATGTGACCTGGTTATTTCTGTATTCCTAACTACAGGCAAGTCAACCCtgcaaatacactatataaccAAAGGACAGTGgctttgaaatgaaataaaaatgaatccaTGGCCCAAATCTGCTTAAATAAATAGTCATTCCAGAAAAAGTAAGATCTGAGCAGCAAAGGaggttacatgggttactgccTGTGGATGTAATGTTTACTATACTGGTGagttatttaacaaaaaaatgttGAACATCCCACTAGTATCCTCTTAATGTGTTTTTCTAGGTGAGG
This genomic interval carries:
- the LOC134321483 gene encoding sulfotransferase 1B1-like isoform X2 — protein: MNWIANSWSLISAFQPDPSDLLIATYPKAGTTWTQEIVDLLLHDGDAEVCKRAPTAVRIPCLEIHFPPPVPSGLDALKTMKPPRVIKTHLPIQLVPKGFWENNCKVIYVARNAKDNLVSYYHFDRMNQTQPEPGPWDQYIHKFMRGKLSWGSWYDHVKGYWREKENRNILYLFFEDIKENPRQEILRIMHYLDLSLPDDIINKIVQLTSFEVMKDNPMTNYTFIPKTMLDSSISPFMRKGEVGDWINHFTPAQSEMFDEDYTKQMADVDIPFRTSI
- the LOC134321483 gene encoding sulfotransferase 1B1-like isoform X1; its protein translation is MDEKEEPMSFSESLSKAASAMCRFPLIEVQGVPLMNWIANSWSLISAFQPDPSDLLIATYPKAGTTWTQEIVDLLLHDGDAEVCKRAPTAVRIPCLEIHFPPPVPSGLDALKTMKPPRVIKTHLPIQLVPKGFWENNCKVIYVARNAKDNLVSYYHFDRMNQTQPEPGPWDQYIHKFMRGKLSWGSWYDHVKGYWREKENRNILYLFFEDIKENPRQEILRIMHYLDLSLPDDIINKIVQLTSFEVMKDNPMTNYTFIPKTMLDSSISPFMRKGEVGDWINHFTPAQSEMFDEDYTKQMADVDIPFRTSI